Proteins encoded within one genomic window of Tabrizicola piscis:
- the rplE gene encoding 50S ribosomal protein L5 gives MLDQATYTPRLKAEYKGKIRAAMKEEFSYKNDMQIPRLDKIVLNMGVGEAVKDTKKVKQAAEELSQIAGQKAVITKAKKSIAGFRVREEMPLGCKVTLRGDRMYEFLDRLINVALPRVRDFRGVKGSSFDGRGNYAMGLKEHIVFPEINFDKVDEVLGMDIIICTNAKTDAEAKALLKHFNMPFTS, from the coding sequence ATGCTTGATCAAGCCACTTACACGCCGCGCCTGAAAGCCGAATACAAAGGCAAGATCCGCGCCGCGATGAAGGAAGAGTTCTCGTACAAGAACGACATGCAGATCCCCCGTCTGGACAAGATCGTCCTGAACATGGGCGTCGGCGAGGCGGTCAAGGACACCAAGAAGGTCAAGCAGGCCGCCGAGGAACTGTCCCAGATCGCCGGTCAGAAGGCCGTCATCACCAAGGCCAAGAAGTCGATCGCCGGCTTCCGCGTCCGTGAGGAAATGCCGCTGGGCTGCAAGGTCACGCTGCGGGGCGACCGGATGTACGAATTCCTGGACCGTCTGATCAACGTGGCTCTGCCGCGCGTCCGCGACTTCCGCGGCGTCAAGGGCAGCAGCTTCGATGGCCGCGGCAACTATGCCATGGGCCTGAAAGAGCACATCGTGTTCCCCGAAATCAACTTCGACAAGGTCGACGAAGTTCTGGGAATGGACATCATCATCTGCACCAACGCGAAGACCGACGCAGAAGCCAAGGCGCTGTTGAAGCATTTCAACATGCCCTTCACGTCGTAA
- the brnA gene encoding type II toxin-antitoxin system BrnA family antitoxin, giving the protein MTARETITTEQFDEMFDNGEDVSAYVDWSKARRPNQEARRVNVDFPAWMVRDLDKEAGRLGVTRQSLIKMWIAEKLG; this is encoded by the coding sequence ATGACGGCGCGTGAGACGATTACGACCGAACAGTTCGACGAAATGTTCGACAATGGCGAAGATGTCAGCGCTTACGTCGACTGGTCCAAAGCCCGCCGCCCCAATCAGGAGGCGCGGCGCGTGAACGTGGACTTTCCGGCTTGGATGGTCCGCGACCTCGACAAGGAGGCCGGGCGTCTGGGAGTGACGCGGCAGTCGCTGATCAAGATGTGGATCGCGGAGAAGTTGGGGTAG
- the rplN gene encoding 50S ribosomal protein L14 has translation MIQMQTNLDVADNSGARRVQCIKVLGGSHRRYASVGDIIVVSVKEAIPKGRVKKGDVRKAVVVRTAKEVRREDGTTIRFDRNAAVILNNQGEPVGTRIFGPVVRELRAKNFMKIISLAPEVL, from the coding sequence ATGATCCAGATGCAGACGAATCTGGATGTGGCTGACAACTCTGGCGCGCGCCGGGTTCAGTGCATCAAGGTTCTTGGCGGTTCGCACCGCCGTTATGCTTCCGTCGGCGACATCATCGTGGTGTCGGTCAAGGAAGCGATTCCGAAGGGCCGCGTGAAGAAGGGTGACGTCCGCAAGGCCGTTGTCGTTCGCACCGCCAAGGAAGTTCGCCGTGAAGACGGCACCACCATCCGTTTCGACCGTAACGCCGCCGTCATCCTGAACAACCAGGGCGAACCGGTCGGCACCCGTATCTTCGGGCCGGTCGTGCGCGAGCTGCGTGCCAAGAACTTCATGAAGATCATCTCGCTGGCGCCGGAGGTGCTCTGA
- the rplX gene encoding 50S ribosomal protein L24, giving the protein MAAKLKKGDTVVVLTGKDKGKKGEISSVNPDANKAIVDGVNVAIRHTKQSQTSQGGRVPKAMPIDLSNLAIVDKNGKPTRVGFRMEGDKKVRFAKTTGEAI; this is encoded by the coding sequence ATGGCTGCGAAACTCAAGAAGGGTGACACCGTCGTCGTGCTCACCGGCAAGGACAAGGGCAAGAAGGGCGAGATTTCGTCCGTCAATCCCGATGCGAACAAGGCCATCGTCGATGGCGTGAACGTCGCGATCCGCCACACCAAGCAAAGCCAGACCTCGCAAGGTGGCCGCGTTCCGAAAGCGATGCCCATCGACTTGTCGAACCTGGCCATCGTGGACAAGAACGGCAAACCGACCCGCGTCGGCTTCCGCATGGAAGGCGACAAGAAGGTCCGTTTCGCCAAGACCACCGGGGAGGCGATCTGA
- the rpsQ gene encoding 30S ribosomal protein S17, translating into MPKRILTGTVTSDKNEQTITVSVERRFKHPLLQKTVRKSKKYRAHDAENKFKVGDTVRIEECAPISKTKRWTVVVDATA; encoded by the coding sequence ATGCCAAAACGTATCCTGACGGGCACCGTCACCTCGGACAAGAACGAGCAGACGATCACCGTCTCCGTCGAACGCCGCTTCAAGCACCCGCTGCTGCAGAAGACAGTGCGTAAGTCGAAGAAATACCGCGCTCACGATGCGGAGAACAAGTTCAAGGTCGGCGACACCGTGCGCATTGAAGAATGCGCGCCGATTTCGAAAACGAAACGCTGGACGGTAGTGGTCGACGCAACTGCGTGA
- the rpmC gene encoding 50S ribosomal protein L29, translating to MKAEELKSKTPDQLRDSLVQLKKEAFNLRFQQATNQLENTARMRAVRRDVARIKTVLVQKATEAAK from the coding sequence ATGAAAGCCGAAGAACTGAAGTCGAAGACGCCGGACCAGCTGCGCGACAGCCTGGTTCAGCTCAAGAAGGAAGCGTTCAACCTGCGTTTCCAGCAGGCGACGAACCAGCTTGAGAACACCGCCCGCATGCGTGCCGTCCGCCGTGACGTCGCCCGCATCAAGACGGTGCTGGTTCAAAAAGCCACTGAAGCTGCGAAGTAA
- a CDS encoding BrnT family toxin: MEFEFDPDKSAANKVKHGIDFVEAQALWQDDGLADAPVVSDGEPRFLVIGRIDGKHWTAVCTLRGEVVRIISVRRARKTEVMFYDGA, encoded by the coding sequence ATGGAGTTCGAGTTCGACCCAGACAAGAGTGCCGCCAACAAAGTCAAGCACGGCATCGACTTCGTCGAGGCTCAGGCACTTTGGCAGGATGACGGGCTGGCCGATGCTCCGGTCGTATCGGATGGCGAGCCGCGCTTCCTTGTGATCGGTCGGATCGACGGCAAGCACTGGACGGCGGTCTGCACTCTTCGCGGTGAGGTGGTGCGGATCATCTCGGTCCGGAGGGCGCGAAAAACGGAGGTGATGTTCTATGACGGCGCGTGA